The Natronoglycomyces albus genome has a segment encoding these proteins:
- a CDS encoding UPF0182 family protein, translating into MATRTPVPPRMSKRGRYVLVLLVGAIALLSMAGWLISLRAEYLWYESVEFTSVFTTMVWTKIILFFAALLAMAAWVGINLFVAWKLRPDTTPYTPEQQGLEKYREFLNPKIGLWIALVAVVVGVFAGMSAQSRWQDWLLFREGGTFGWSDPEFGRDAGFYVFQLPFITFMLSFGFAAIVVGLLAALGAHYLYGAVRMSGDGERMTNAARVHLSVLVALFLLMKAVAYYFDRFAFTTQHNEVTGITGGGYTEMNALMNAKVALIWVSVIAAVVIVVFSWGFTRSLLLPGAALGLVVVTAIAAGGIYPTVVRSVDVEPNRPQREGEYAERTIEGTYFAYGMDTVETEQLRLSGNPNAENLDEDTGTIPFIRLIDPYIVSDAFTQRQQPRGFYDFNQKLDIDRYTYENDEGETITEDFVVGVRELNPDRLTSEQQDWTVRHNVYTHGWGFVSAPTNVNCEGGPYFMSGSMRTSGDDDGSCQDDVDFIEVERPQIYFGLLNNDYAIVGAPDGENPREYDRPTDVEVTIEEEEDEDEAVEEGSDRYTTFQGDTGVDVSSLSRRMLYAWEFQEIRFLLSDMFNENSQLLYHRNVRDRVELAAPFLNVDTDPYPAVVDGQVVWIMAGYTTSADFPYADHVNLAAATEDTYTGNGVAQQPQENINYMRTAVKAVVNAYDGEVTLYEFDENDPILGAWNNIYGGDLVVPKEETPEALEAHFRYPGDHFKVQREMLQRYHVKESRAFIEGSEAWQVPNDPTSGASLKQPPYYVMATYPGQEEPKFQLTSTYTPRNRENAMASMISGWYDNGSPQLTIYDIATGDAESPDQIHRIITSTDQVARDLRLFQQQDQTVEWGNLLALPIGNGIMYMEPMYLRRESAGSAVSLPVLRKVAINYGPYVGYEDTFEDALESVVEQYITGAPPASDDFLDEDFDDEDAAELPDDEDPIDPPPAVDETVYNDPAVQSAMEDVRSAMSDYNSAVSSGDHAAMGQALADLDAALQEFDDAIAAASD; encoded by the coding sequence GTGGCGACCCGGACTCCCGTCCCGCCGCGCATGAGTAAACGAGGCCGCTATGTCCTGGTTCTACTTGTTGGCGCAATAGCCCTACTATCCATGGCCGGCTGGCTGATCAGCCTGCGTGCCGAATACCTGTGGTACGAATCGGTCGAGTTCACCTCGGTCTTCACCACCATGGTCTGGACGAAGATCATCTTGTTCTTCGCCGCTCTACTGGCCATGGCCGCCTGGGTTGGCATCAACCTGTTCGTCGCCTGGAAACTGCGACCAGACACTACTCCCTATACGCCAGAACAACAAGGGCTGGAAAAGTACCGCGAGTTCCTCAACCCCAAGATCGGCCTGTGGATCGCACTGGTCGCTGTGGTGGTCGGAGTCTTCGCCGGTATGTCCGCCCAGTCGCGTTGGCAAGACTGGCTGCTATTCCGCGAAGGCGGAACGTTTGGGTGGTCCGACCCTGAATTTGGCCGTGACGCCGGATTCTATGTCTTCCAGCTGCCGTTTATCACCTTCATGCTCAGCTTCGGCTTCGCCGCGATCGTGGTGGGTCTGCTAGCCGCTCTGGGGGCGCACTACCTATATGGTGCGGTCCGTATGTCCGGCGACGGCGAGCGCATGACCAACGCCGCCCGCGTGCACCTGTCGGTACTGGTCGCGCTGTTCTTGCTGATGAAGGCCGTGGCCTACTACTTCGACCGGTTCGCGTTCACCACGCAACATAACGAAGTCACGGGCATCACCGGTGGTGGTTACACCGAGATGAACGCGCTGATGAACGCGAAGGTGGCCCTGATCTGGGTGTCGGTCATCGCCGCCGTTGTCATCGTGGTCTTCTCATGGGGCTTCACGCGCTCCCTCCTTCTTCCCGGTGCCGCCTTGGGTTTGGTGGTCGTGACAGCGATCGCCGCTGGCGGTATCTACCCGACCGTGGTGCGCAGCGTCGACGTTGAGCCCAACCGTCCACAGCGCGAAGGCGAGTACGCCGAACGCACTATCGAAGGCACGTACTTCGCCTACGGCATGGACACCGTCGAGACCGAGCAACTGAGGCTGTCCGGGAACCCCAACGCGGAAAACCTGGACGAGGACACCGGAACCATTCCGTTCATTCGTCTCATCGACCCGTACATCGTCTCGGACGCCTTCACACAGCGCCAGCAGCCGCGTGGTTTCTACGACTTCAACCAGAAGCTCGACATCGACCGCTACACCTACGAAAACGACGAGGGTGAGACGATCACCGAAGACTTCGTGGTGGGTGTGCGTGAGCTGAACCCAGACCGGCTGACATCCGAACAGCAGGACTGGACGGTGCGGCACAACGTCTACACGCACGGTTGGGGATTCGTCTCCGCCCCGACGAACGTCAACTGCGAGGGCGGACCGTACTTCATGTCCGGTTCCATGCGCACCTCGGGCGACGACGACGGTTCGTGTCAAGACGATGTCGACTTCATCGAAGTGGAGCGGCCGCAGATCTACTTCGGCCTTTTGAACAACGACTACGCGATTGTGGGCGCGCCTGACGGCGAGAACCCGCGCGAGTACGACCGGCCCACTGACGTCGAGGTCACCATCGAGGAAGAGGAAGACGAGGACGAGGCCGTTGAAGAGGGCTCGGACCGTTACACCACATTCCAGGGTGACACCGGGGTCGATGTCTCCAGCCTGTCGCGCCGGATGCTCTACGCCTGGGAGTTCCAGGAGATCCGCTTCCTGCTGTCGGACATGTTCAACGAGAACTCTCAACTGCTGTATCACCGCAATGTGCGTGACCGCGTCGAACTGGCGGCCCCGTTCCTCAATGTGGACACTGACCCATACCCGGCAGTCGTAGACGGCCAGGTCGTATGGATCATGGCCGGTTACACCACCTCGGCGGACTTCCCGTACGCCGACCACGTGAACCTCGCCGCCGCGACCGAGGACACCTACACCGGCAACGGTGTGGCCCAGCAGCCGCAGGAGAACATCAACTACATGCGTACGGCCGTCAAGGCCGTCGTCAACGCCTACGACGGTGAAGTGACGCTCTACGAGTTCGACGAGAACGACCCGATCCTGGGGGCGTGGAACAACATCTACGGCGGTGACTTGGTGGTGCCAAAGGAGGAGACTCCCGAAGCCCTCGAAGCGCACTTCCGTTACCCGGGCGACCACTTCAAGGTGCAACGCGAAATGTTGCAGCGCTACCACGTCAAGGAATCGCGTGCCTTCATCGAGGGCTCGGAAGCCTGGCAGGTGCCCAACGACCCGACCTCTGGCGCGTCGTTGAAGCAGCCGCCCTACTACGTGATGGCGACCTACCCGGGCCAGGAAGAGCCGAAGTTCCAGTTGACCAGCACCTACACGCCGCGAAACCGTGAGAACGCGATGGCGTCGATGATTTCGGGTTGGTACGACAACGGATCACCGCAGCTGACGATCTATGACATCGCCACCGGTGACGCCGAGTCGCCCGACCAGATTCACCGCATCATCACCTCCACCGACCAGGTGGCGCGAGACTTGCGTCTGTTCCAGCAACAGGACCAGACGGTCGAGTGGGGCAACTTGCTGGCACTGCCGATCGGTAACGGCATCATGTACATGGAGCCGATGTACCTGCGGCGAGAAAGCGCAGGTAGCGCGGTTTCGCTGCCGGTGCTGCGGAAGGTCGCGATCAACTACGGGCCGTATGTCGGCTACGAGGACACGTTCGAGGACGCGCTCGAGTCGGTCGTCGAGCAGTACATCACGGGGGCTCCGCCCGCCAGTGACGACTTCCTCGATGAGGACTTCGACGATGAAGACGCGGCCGAGTTGCCTGACGACGAGGACCCGATTGACCCGCCGCCAGCGGTGGACGAGACGGTCTACAACGACCCGGCCGTGCAGTCGGCCATGGAAGATGTGCGTAGCGCGATGAGCGACTACAACTCGGCCGTCTCCAGTGGCGACCATGCTGCTATGGGTCAGGCCTTGGCCGACCTAGACGCGGCGTTGCAGGAGTTCGACGACGCGATTGCCGCGGCCTCGGACTAG